Within the Paenibacillus sp. AN1007 genome, the region GCTCTATCAGATTCCGGTCTTGAGCCAGTTAGCGACCCTGTATATTTCGTTCATGCGAGGCACGCCGATTCTGATTAAGCTGTTTCTCGTATATTATGGCCTGCCAGAGCTGCTGAAACCGCTGGGTATCGACTTATCACGGACTGACCCGCTGCTGTTTGTCATCTTGACTTATGCATTCAGTGATGCGGCATCGTTTGCCGAAATCTTTCGAGGTGCAGTGCGCAGTGTGGATAAAGGCCAGACCGAGGCGGCTTATGCTGCGGGGCTGACAACTTTCCAGTCGTTTCGGCGGATTGTTGTACCACAGGCGCTGGTGGTTGCTTTTCCCAATATGGCCAACACGTTAATCGGTTCATTGAAGGATACTTCCCTTGCGTTTTCCATCGGGGTGATGGATATGGTGGGCAGGGGACAAACGCTGATCTCGTCAACATCACATGCGCTTGAGGTATATATCAGTTTGTCCATCGTATATTATGTCATCGTTATTTTGCTTGAAAAAGGGTTTGCCGTAACTGAACGCAGACTGCAGCGTCATGAACGAAAAAGGGTCATATCCAAGCCGGCGTTACGAACTGCTGAACGCCTGAAACGAATAGCGGGGTGAGCACATGTCGATTGATCTGCATTTTATCTATACCTCTTTCTTTCAGATTCTGGAGGCATTGCCGCTCACAATGGTCATTACGATTGTGCCGCTGATTGCGGGTTTTGGTATTGGTCTGGGGACCGCACTGATCCGAATCTACCGTGTACGATGGCTTCACCACATCGCATCGTATTACGTATCATTTCTGCGCGGAACTCCGATGCTGATGCATCTGTTTCTGATCTACTACGGTATTCCGATGATCATTGATCGTTTGGCTGAACGTTATGGTTGGGCGTTTCAATCGTCTTCGATTCCCATACTCGTTTTTGTGCTGATAGCATTCTCACTGACGGCCGGCGCTTATATGTCTGAAATTATCCGTTCCGGCATTCTGGCTGTAGATGGCGGGCAGATGGAGGCAGCCCATGCCGTAGGCATGAGCACGTTTCAGGCGCTGCGGCGTATTATTATACCCCAGGCCATTGGTGCTGTTCTCCCGAATCTCTGCAGCATGTTTGTCGGATTCCTGCACGGCTCAACGCTTGCCTTCACCGTTTCCCAGATGGATATTCTCGGCAAGGCGGATGTGGTCGCTTCCGTCAGTTTGAAATTTCTGGAGGCCTTTATTGCCGCGGCCATCATATATTGGGGGATTACCGTCATTGCCGAGCGAATCACTGCGCTGCTTGAACGCAGAGCTGCCGTATACAGCAAAGGAGGCGTATCATGATTTCTTTGTCCAATATTCATAAGTCTTTTGGGCAGCAGAAGGTGCTCAAAGGTATCGATCTAACCGTGGAGCAGGGTGATGTCGTCGCTGTTCTCGGACCAAGCGGATCGGGGAAAACAACGCTGCTTCGCTGCGTGAACTTTCTGGAACGTGCTGATGAGGGCAGAGTTCAGATCAGCGGGCTGACGGTGGACTGCAGGCATGCACGCAAACATGACATCGTGCAGCTGAGGCGGAAAACAGCGATGGTGTTCCAGCATTATAATCTGTTCAAACACAAGACCGTGCTGGAGAATGTGACCGAAGGGCTGATTATTGCCCAAAAAATATCCAAAGCAGATGCTCGGACTCGCGCTCTTCACGTACTGGAGCAGGTCGGATTGTCCGGCAAAATCGACGCATACCCCAGCATGCTGTCCGGTGGACAGCAGGCGAGTCGGCATAGCCCGGGCACTGGCACTCAACCCGGAAGTGATTTTGTTCGATGAACCGACGTCTGCACTGGATCCCGAGCTGGTGGGAGAGGTACTGGCGGTGATTCGTTCAATCGCCAGGAAAGGAATTACGATGATTGTGGTTACCCATGAGATGGGCTTTGCTCGTGAAGTGGCAAATCGGGTTGTTTTTATGGATGGCGGAAACGTTGTGGAAGAAGGAACACCGGAAGAAGTGTTCACCAGACCGCAGCAGGAACGAACCCGTCAATTCCTCAGCCGTTACTCTTCCGATTGGAGCTATGTAATTTAAGGACGTAGGGAGTTGAACAATTTAAAGATATAAGGGAGTTGTGTAATTTAACGATATAGGCGCAAGCTGGAGTAACTGACGCGCCCGGCCCGGCATATGCTGTAGCAGGCAAATGCTGATAGGCCGGGTTTTTCTATGGGTGAAGCAGGCCTTAACCGAAAGGAGGAGCACCATGCAGAGCAAAATCGATGAGATTATTACACATATTGCACATTCCCACCAGCAGATCGCACGGGTATTGGATGCCAAACGTCAGGTTGCTGTACGCATGTCGGAGATCATCCATCATTTGCCGGATAACGAGCCGGAGCTGGATGGGGTTGAAGGTTTGCTGGACAGCTCGGGACAGATTAACAAAAGCATTATCTCCTACCTGGGGGGGCTTGCTGATCTGGAAGAAGCTGTGGCCGAGACGCTGACCCAGGTCATGCGGGAGATTGCGGTACAAGATGAAGAATAAGCCCGGAAGGCGGGTGATGAAACATGAGCAGAGAACAAAGCCTCATTCTGATGCTGGATGCCGCAGCCAAGATGCAGTGGAATATCGCGCTGATTCTGGAGGCCAAGGCCATTGAGGCGGAGAAGGTACGGAACTGGACGCTGAATCATCTGAACGGGGACAGCTTTTTGACTCATAGCGATCAGGTGGGTGAACCGCTTAAAATGCATGAGCAGTTGGTGGAACTGTTGGAAGGGTTAACCCGGATGGAAACGGGACTGTGCAGCAACCTGAAGGCTGTGATGGTCCAGAATGACAGCGAAGATGGCGGCGGAATGGACGGGGGCATGTTTGGCGGCATGGATCTCGGGGATATGGGGAAATGAGTCTGATGCAGCGTGAGCAGGAGGTTAAACTGGCGCTCATCGAATCCATTGCACACAGCCAGCAGGCACTCGCCCGCATTCTGGACAGTGTTGCCAGTGTATCTTCTCATTCGGAAGTATCCGCCCGCAGTCTCGCTGAGAACATACGTCTGCTCAGCCGTTATCAGGAAGAGATGTCTCGTATGGTCACGGGGATCAGGCTGACTCGAATTCGTTATGGGGAGCCGGGTCTGCCTTGGCTTAAAGACCCCGGATGTGCGATCCGTGCCGCCGGGGACCTACAGGAGGAATGCTGATATGTTAAAAAAGAAGTCTAGGCTGAAATCCAAACGTGCATTGGTAACACGCGGTGCCCGTCTGCGTAAAATCCGTAAGCTGCGTGCGCTGAAATCCAAACGTGTCGTTCATAAACGCACAGGTAAAGGGCGCAGCGCGTGGCTGAAAAAAAAGAAACGTGCGGTGCAGAGGCACCGGACCAAGAAACCCGTACGACCTGTCGTCCCGGCTACCCCTACCGATCCAAACCCGGACAGCGCATACAGTCAGGGTTACAACGAGGCGTACAACGAGGGATTCAACGCAGGTTTCGCCAAGGGATTCGAGGACGGACATCAGTTGGCATACAAAGCACAGTAACAAATGCGGACGTTAAAAATACAGCCCTAACCAACACCGTCGTAAAAGATTCGGAAGGTCTGGATGTTTCGGTTAATGCATCTCGAAATACGGATGCATCCGAGAACTAACAAGCTGCACATCTCGAAAATGCAGCGAAGCACCATTGGACGTACGACTTAACGTCTATTACGACAATACAAGTAACGGCTGAAGCCCGGGGGATTGATCCTCCGGGTTATTTGTATTGACCGCACGAGCGGACATGCCCGTGCAGGCGAAAATGGAGGGCAGACGCCAATTTTGAGCCCTGCAGGACACCCGTCCATGATGCATCTGACCCCGGGGCATATCCTTTAGAGGGAAGACCAATCTCGTGGAGAGTCTGTAAAGGGACCTCCTTGAAGGAAGACAGGGTGAAGAATGTGGCAAAACGAAGAAACCGCCCGCTGACTGAAGCGGAGGCGGCCTACCGCGGCGGATATGCAGAAGGCCGCAGGTTTGGCGGCTGTCAGGCCATCATGGAGCGGGTGCACCCGTTTGAACCGGTTCTGCGGGACATGAAGGTGCTGTATATCCCGCAGGGATTCGACGCCATTGATGAAGGTGTCATATTGGCACTGCAGCAGTCCGTTCGGGAATGCGTTGTTGGATCGCCAGCAGCGATGCTGCAGGAAGCGGATCATCACCGACCTGATGTTGTTCTGGTTATGAACGGTCTGCATGTGTTTCCCGAGAATCATCTGGAGCAGGTGAGGGGAATTCGTGAATTGGGGATTCGGACGGCAGTATGGTTTGTGGATGATCCCTATTTTACGGAGGATACCGCATCCATCTGTCAGCATTACGACGTTGTGTTTACCCATGAAGAGGCAGCCGTGCCCTTCTACAAAGGCCAAGGGGCACAGCACGTTATCTACATGCCGCTGGCCGTAAATCCAGGGATGTTTCATCCGCGCCGCACAGAACCCCAGTATCAATACGACATCTGTTTTATCGGTACAGGGTTCTGGAACCGAATAGACCTGTTCAATCAGCTGGCACCTTACCTCGCCGATAAAAAGGTGTTCATTGCCGGAAGTCAGTGGAACCGGTTGGCGCGGCTGGATGTGTTGGGACAGTTCATCCATGAAGGCTGGATTGAACCGGGGGCAACGGTCAATTATTACAATGGCGCCAAAATCGTTATTAACGTGCACCGGACCTGCGAGAACGGTGAGGATAACCGCAACACCCACCAGCTGCAGGGGCGTTCGATTAATCCTCGCACTTATGAGATCGCTGCTTGCGGCACGATGCAGATTACCGACACGCGTGGAGATTTGCCGCGCTATTATCAGCCCGGGTATGACATTGAGACCTTCACCACAGCGGCAGAGCTGCAGACGCAAGATCGACTATTATCTGCATCATAATGAGGAACGTCAGATCATGGCTTGGCGAGGTCTGCTCACTACGATGAACCGTCATACGTTTAACCGCCGCATCACCGAGTTGTTAGGACATCTGTAGTTTCCCTTCGATAGGAGGGAAGCATCAGAAAGCACGTTATCCCAAATAAAAAGGAGTGGCGGTATGTCTCTCAAACACCGTAAAACTAGAAAGGTTCAACTACCTGTACTCAGCCTGGCAGATCAGGCACGTAAAAATGGGCAGCGGGCCGGATATGACGCAGGGAAAGAAGAAGGATATCTGCGCGGCCGTGCTAACTATATTGTGAATTGTGCACAGGAGCCGCTGCCTTTCCGGCAGCTTCACGTGCTGTATGTTTCTTCAGGTAAAGGCTTCCCTTACTCTCCGCTGGACGAAGCGATAATGGCAACGCTCCAGGGCATGGTCGCACACGTGACGCTGTCTGATCCACGCCAGCCGGTATCCCAAGTCGCGCTGGAAACACGTCCTGATCTGGTGCTTGTGCTGGATGGTATGGATATCCCCATCGAGCACATTGACGCCATACGCCAGGCGGGAATCCAGACAGCGATCTGGCTTACGGACGATCCGTATTATACCGACATGACGCTGGAGATGGTGAGTCATTTTGACCATGTATTCACACTGGAGCTGAATTGTGTCGAACTGTATCGTCAGCATGGCTGCGCGTCCGTGCATTATATGCCCTTCGCTGCTTTTACCAACCACTACTTCCCGATCACAACCCCTTCTCCGCTGAAACGGGATGTCAGCTTTATCGGCTCGGCATATTGGAACCGCGTGTACTTCTTCAACCCGATCATGCCGCAGCTTATGTCGCACAATACCGTCTTCAACGGTATCTGGTGGGATCGTCTGCCTGACTATACGGCGTACGGCGAGAAGATCGAACTCGGCCGCTGGATGAGTCCGCAAGAGACCAATGACGTATACAACGGCACCAAGATTGTTATCAATCTGCATCGTTCCCATGAGGATGATTCGGTCAACAATAATCAGATCAAAATCCCCCCAGCCTCACCGAACCCGAGAACGTTTGAGATTGCAGCCAGTACAACGCTGCAGCTGACCGATGCACGCGATGATCTGGCCCGTTTCTACAAACCGGGTGTCGAGATCGAGACATATTCTTCGCCGCAGGAGATGCTGGAGAAGGTGGAATATTACCTCGCACACGAGAAGGAACGGCGCGAGATTGCCCTGCGAGGACTTGAACGGACGTTGAA harbors:
- a CDS encoding amino acid ABC transporter permease produces the protein MGKAFDLSLVLDFVPELLRYLHITLIVLGGSIMLGLVGGVLLAVPRLYQIPVLSQLATLYISFMRGTPILIKLFLVYYGLPELLKPLGIDLSRTDPLLFVILTYAFSDAASFAEIFRGAVRSVDKGQTEAAYAAGLTTFQSFRRIVVPQALVVAFPNMANTLIGSLKDTSLAFSIGVMDMVGRGQTLISSTSHALEVYISLSIVYYVIVILLEKGFAVTERRLQRHERKRVISKPALRTAERLKRIAG
- a CDS encoding amino acid ABC transporter permease encodes the protein MSIDLHFIYTSFFQILEALPLTMVITIVPLIAGFGIGLGTALIRIYRVRWLHHIASYYVSFLRGTPMLMHLFLIYYGIPMIIDRLAERYGWAFQSSSIPILVFVLIAFSLTAGAYMSEIIRSGILAVDGGQMEAAHAVGMSTFQALRRIIIPQAIGAVLPNLCSMFVGFLHGSTLAFTVSQMDILGKADVVASVSLKFLEAFIAAAIIYWGITVIAERITALLERRAAVYSKGGVS
- a CDS encoding nucleoside-diphosphate sugar epimerase, producing the protein MQSKIDEIITHIAHSHQQIARVLDAKRQVAVRMSEIIHHLPDNEPELDGVEGLLDSSGQINKSIISYLGGLADLEEAVAETLTQVMREIAVQDEE
- a CDS encoding restriction endonuclease subunit S; protein product: MSREQSLILMLDAAAKMQWNIALILEAKAIEAEKVRNWTLNHLNGDSFLTHSDQVGEPLKMHEQLVELLEGLTRMETGLCSNLKAVMVQNDSEDGGGMDGGMFGGMDLGDMGK
- a CDS encoding DUF3880 domain-containing protein encodes the protein MAKRRNRPLTEAEAAYRGGYAEGRRFGGCQAIMERVHPFEPVLRDMKVLYIPQGFDAIDEGVILALQQSVRECVVGSPAAMLQEADHHRPDVVLVMNGLHVFPENHLEQVRGIRELGIRTAVWFVDDPYFTEDTASICQHYDVVFTHEEAAVPFYKGQGAQHVIYMPLAVNPGMFHPRRTEPQYQYDICFIGTGFWNRIDLFNQLAPYLADKKVFIAGSQWNRLARLDVLGQFIHEGWIEPGATVNYYNGAKIVINVHRTCENGEDNRNTHQLQGRSINPRTYEIAACGTMQITDTRGDLPRYYQPGYDIETFTTAAELQTQDRLLSAS
- a CDS encoding glycosyltransferase, which codes for MTLRPSPQRQSCRRKIDYYLHHNEERQIMAWRGLLTTMNRHTFNRRITELLGHL
- a CDS encoding glycosyltransferase, which codes for MSLKHRKTRKVQLPVLSLADQARKNGQRAGYDAGKEEGYLRGRANYIVNCAQEPLPFRQLHVLYVSSGKGFPYSPLDEAIMATLQGMVAHVTLSDPRQPVSQVALETRPDLVLVLDGMDIPIEHIDAIRQAGIQTAIWLTDDPYYTDMTLEMVSHFDHVFTLELNCVELYRQHGCASVHYMPFAAFTNHYFPITTPSPLKRDVSFIGSAYWNRVYFFNPIMPQLMSHNTVFNGIWWDRLPDYTAYGEKIELGRWMSPQETNDVYNGTKIVINLHRSHEDDSVNNNQIKIPPASPNPRTFEIAASTTLQLTDARDDLARFYKPGVEIETYSSPQEMLEKVEYYLAHEKERREIALRGLERTLKDHTYGRRINEMLSIIFP